A section of the Bacillus pumilus genome encodes:
- a CDS encoding ABC transporter substrate-binding protein, whose protein sequence is MHARVHRAQDQYWDPSKVKLDQLIFAINTDASVRVQKLKANECQVTLHPRPADVDALKADPNLQLLTKPGFNLGYIAYNVRHKPFDQLEVRQALDMAVNKQSILNAVYQGAGQLAVNAMPPTQWSYDDTIKDAAYNPEKAKELLKAAGVKDS, encoded by the coding sequence ATGCACGCTCGCGTCCACCGGGCTCAAGATCAGTATTGGGACCCAAGCAAGGTCAAGCTCGACCAACTGATTTTCGCCATCAACACCGACGCTTCGGTGCGGGTACAGAAGCTCAAGGCCAATGAATGCCAGGTCACTCTGCATCCACGCCCCGCCGATGTCGACGCCCTCAAGGCCGACCCGAACCTGCAACTGCTGACCAAGCCCGGCTTCAACCTCGGTTACATCGCCTATAACGTGCGGCATAAACCCTTCGACCAGCTCGAAGTGCGCCAGGCGCTGGACATGGCGGTGAACAAGCAGAGCATCCTCAATGCCGTGTACCAGGGCGCGGGCCAACTGGCGGTCAACGCCATGCCACCGACCCAGTGGTCCTACGACGACACCATCAAGGACGCCGCCTACAACCCGGAAAAAGCCAAGGAATTGCTCAAGGCCGCCGGCGTCAAGGACAGTTGA
- a CDS encoding zinc-binding dehydrogenase, producing the protein MHYTPLLIAYFAYIDLARVKPGQFALVTDASHCAGPSFVQLGKALGVRVIAATKSPEEREYLLSLGAEKVIVTEEQDLLMQINKFTDNRGVDVVFDGLGGPQMSLLGDVLAPRGSLVLYGLQGGNQTPFPACAVDPGLAGRRNDRPYRA; encoded by the coding sequence GTGCATTACACGCCGCTGTTGATTGCCTACTTTGCCTACATCGACCTGGCGCGGGTCAAGCCCGGGCAGTTTGCCTTGGTTACGGATGCCAGCCATTGTGCCGGGCCTTCGTTTGTGCAATTGGGCAAGGCCCTGGGGGTGCGGGTGATCGCTGCCACCAAGTCACCGGAGGAGCGCGAATATCTGCTGTCCCTGGGCGCCGAAAAAGTCATCGTCACCGAAGAGCAGGACTTGCTGATGCAGATCAACAAGTTCACCGATAACCGCGGTGTAGATGTGGTATTCGACGGCCTTGGCGGCCCGCAGATGTCGCTGTTGGGTGATGTCCTCGCGCCACGGGGCAGCCTGGTGCTGTATGGCCTGCAAGGCGGCAATCAGACACCTTTCCCGGCCTGCGCGGTTGATCCCGGCCTTGCTGGCCGCCGAAATGACCGCCCGTACCGGGCGTAA
- a CDS encoding TetR family transcriptional regulator, with protein sequence MTKVDKVKEKIIETSLYLFNTNGITYTSIQDIMTATELSKGAIYRRFKNKEEIVLAAYDKSGEIMWGHFHKDMELLYQQLSIFHSTRRRFSLASLVCLNLAIKYKWQGIAMDKSFRLAPLSCVLIAAVGCSSQQMQNFKSTVNDIGKDYGMPVLCGAGMIAGGAAGYAINGKKGAVAGVALGGALGCAAGYMWQSRLQELDRIAKEENLNIAVFDPAVAPTYPVGQVVTYEGGTYVVNTAPPTGTPDTSPDYTLLAAAGATGVTGATGATGDTGATGVTGATGVGLDGVIVFDPAVAPTYPVGQVVTYEGGTYVVNTAPPTGTPDTSPDYTLLAAAGATGVTGATGATGAGPTGATGITGSTGSTGATGSTGPTGPTGSTGITGATGPTGATGITGATGSTGATGITGSTGSTGATGITGATGPTGVTGITGSTGTTGATGITGATGPTGVTGITGTTGSTGSTGITGVTGPTGATGITGSTGSTGASLLPVRQLLHRPALVLPAPDAANAPRR encoded by the coding sequence ATGACTAAAGTCGATAAGGTAAAAGAAAAGATCATTGAAACATCTTTATATTTATTTAATACTAATGGGATAACTTACACATCCATTCAGGATATAATGACAGCTACTGAACTATCTAAAGGAGCTATTTATCGTAGATTCAAAAATAAAGAAGAAATTGTGCTTGCTGCCTACGACAAAAGTGGTGAGATTATGTGGGGGCATTTTCATAAAGACATGGAACTCTTATATCAGCAATTGTCGATATTTCACTCCACCCGAAGACGCTTTTCTCTGGCCTCACTGGTATGTCTGAATCTCGCTATTAAATATAAATGGCAAGGAATCGCTATGGATAAATCGTTTCGTCTTGCACCTCTCAGCTGTGTATTGATTGCCGCCGTGGGTTGCAGCTCTCAGCAGATGCAGAATTTCAAATCCACGGTCAATGATATCGGCAAGGATTACGGCATGCCGGTGCTTTGTGGGGCTGGCATGATTGCAGGAGGAGCTGCGGGCTACGCCATCAACGGGAAAAAAGGGGCTGTCGCGGGGGTTGCCCTCGGTGGGGCGCTGGGCTGCGCAGCAGGCTATATGTGGCAGTCCAGGCTACAAGAGCTTGACCGGATAGCAAAGGAAGAGAATCTCAACATCGCAGTGTTTGATCCAGCGGTAGCTCCAACGTATCCAGTAGGTCAAGTGGTGACATATGAAGGTGGAACTTATGTTGTGAATACAGCACCACCAACAGGTACACCAGATACGTCACCAGATTATACGTTATTGGCAGCTGCAGGAGCGACCGGAGTAACCGGCGCCACAGGTGCAACAGGCGATACAGGTGCGACCGGAGTCACAGGAGCAACCGGAGTAGGTTTAGACGGAGTCATAGTGTTTGATCCAGCGGTAGCTCCAACGTATCCAGTAGGTCAAGTGGTGACATATGAAGGTGGAACTTATGTTGTGAATACAGCACCACCAACAGGTACACCAGATACGTCACCAGATTATACGTTATTGGCAGCTGCAGGAGCGACCGGAGTAACCGGCGCCACAGGTGCAACAGGCGCCGGACCTACTGGTGCAACAGGTATCACTGGTTCAACTGGATCTACGGGTGCCACGGGTAGCACTGGACCAACTGGTCCGACTGGTTCTACAGGAATCACTGGTGCTACCGGACCTACTGGAGCCACAGGAATCACTGGTGCAACTGGATCTACGGGTGCAACGGGTATCACAGGTTCAACCGGATCTACGGGTGCCACAGGAATTACTGGTGCTACTGGACCTACGGGCGTCACAGGTATCACAGGTTCAACCGGAACTACTGGGGCCACAGGTATCACTGGTGCTACCGGACCTACGGGCGTCACAGGTATCACTGGTACTACCGGATCTACTGGCAGCACAGGAATCACTGGTGTTACCGGACCTACTGGTGCAACAGGTATCACTGGTTCAACTGGATCTACGGGTGCCAGTTTGTTACCGGTCAGGCAATTGCTTCATCGACCAGCACTTGTGCTTCCTGCACCAGACGCTGCAAATGCGCCTCGTCGATGA
- a CDS encoding glycosyltransferase family 4 protein: protein MEEIVKANNAEKYCSFHSPLPRNEMLGVLKASNFNLFLESAEPDAKGVMPGKIFELIALGNPIITIGPREDFESVQLIKSP, encoded by the coding sequence TTGGAAGAAATTGTTAAGGCAAATAATGCTGAAAAATATTGTTCATTTCACTCTCCATTACCACGTAATGAAATGTTAGGTGTTTTGAAAGCAAGTAATTTTAATTTATTTTTAGAATCTGCTGAACCAGATGCAAAAGGCGTAATGCCAGGGAAAATATTTGAATTAATTGCATTGGGAAATCCAATAATAACTATTGGCCCTAGAGAGGATTTTGAATCTGTACAGTTGATAAAGAGTCCTTGA
- a CDS encoding amino acid--tRNA ligase-related protein → MAFADLAANADCAEAFLKAIFKAVLDERADDMAFFAERVLPEAVSRLEAFIAKPFERIDYTEAVEILKKSGQKFDYPVTWGIDLQTEHERYLAEKHIGRPVVVMNYPEAIKAFYMRLNDDEKTVAAMDVLAPS, encoded by the coding sequence ATCGCCTTCGCCGACCTGGCCGCCAATGCCGATTGCGCCGAGGCCTTCCTCAAGGCGATCTTCAAGGCCGTGCTGGACGAGCGTGCCGACGACATGGCGTTCTTCGCCGAACGCGTGCTGCCGGAGGCTGTCAGCCGCCTGGAGGCCTTCATCGCCAAGCCGTTCGAGCGCATCGATTACACCGAAGCTGTCGAGATCCTCAAGAAGTCCGGGCAGAAGTTCGATTATCCGGTGACCTGGGGCATCGACCTGCAGACCGAGCACGAACGCTACCTGGCCGAGAAACATATCGGCCGTCCCGTGGTCGTCATGAACTACCCGGAAGCGATCAAGGCCTTCTACATGCGCTTGAACGACGACGAAAAGACCGTGGCCGCGATGGACGTGCTGGCGCCATCTTGA
- a CDS encoding helicase-related protein translates to MMFSATTSSQLNELSKDILRKPKRIAVERENTTAHTVAHVLYPVDQERKTELLSELIGRKNWQQVLVFVNYKETAIDIVKELKLDGIKANVCHGDKAQSARRRALEEFKEGKVRVMVATDVAARGLDIEGGSP, encoded by the coding sequence ATGATGTTCTCAGCAACCACATCAAGCCAATTGAATGAATTGTCCAAAGACATTCTTCGCAAGCCAAAACGTATTGCGGTCGAGCGCGAAAACACCACGGCGCATACGGTAGCGCACGTGTTGTATCCTGTTGATCAAGAGCGTAAAACAGAACTGCTTTCTGAGTTGATCGGTCGTAAAAACTGGCAACAAGTGTTGGTATTTGTTAACTACAAAGAAACGGCGATCGACATTGTCAAAGAGTTGAAGCTCGACGGCATCAAAGCAAATGTGTGTCATGGTGATAAAGCGCAGAGTGCGCGTCGCCGTGCGCTTGAAGAGTTCAAAGAAGGAAAAGTTCGTGTGATGGTTGCTACCGACGTGGCGGCACGCGGTCTGGATATTGAAGGAGGATCGCCTTGA